ACGATACGATGGCCCAGGCGGCAGGTGGACGCGTCAGCAACATCTGGCCGTTCTACCTGGGGAAATTTTCCGAGAAGCCGTTTTTCGGTTGGGGACCGGGAGCCAGCGAGTACCTGGGAATGTCGGCTCACAACGACTTTTTGTGGTCCCTGGTGGAAATGGGCGGGGTCGGCTTCATACTGCTTCTTCTGTTCTTGGCTTTCGCCCTCAAAGAGATCCTGGCCAACAGGGACACCACCTTGCGCCTGCAGGCCCTGATCCTGTTTACCTTCCTTCTTCTGGCCGGGCTGACCCACAACACCCTCAGCCTGAAATCCTACGCCCTGGCCTGGGGAGCTTTATGCTTCTTGGCCAAGTTGTCCGTAAAGCAGGAGATCCAGCCCCGCCCAACGCCTGCAAGGATCCAATCATAGCCGGTTTTTCTCCTCCTTTGGCTGGGATTTCTCACAGAAAAACCTGCCGATGGAACGAATTGAATCAGCGACTTGGCTTAAATCCGAGGTTCTGGGGGCGAAAAGGCGGATCAGCCCCGTTCCGCTGAATTTTTTGAAAGCCAGGCAGAGAATCAGAAGGCTGGCGAGGTGACTGCCGAGCACCCCGATAGCGGCCCCCATCATGCCGATCCGCGGCAGGAGCAGATAAAGCAGAAGGATGTTGACAACTGCTCCCAGAGCCACGCTGAGGGAGGCGTATCCGGGACGGTTGGTCCCGAGAAAGTAGGGTTCCAGCATCTTTGAACCGCAACGCAGGGTCATGCCGACGGCCAGCACCTGAATCAGGGGAACAGCTGGCAGGAATGCCGGTGAAAACAGAATAGTGACGATCGGATGGGCCAGAATCGCAATCACCAGCAGCAGGATTCCGCAGGAAATTCCGGCCAGCCGAAAACACTCAGCCACCAGATCCCTGCGACCGTCGGGGTCCCCGGCTATACGGGGGCTCAACACCTTGTTCAGGGAATCGGGGATGACCAGGACCTGCGCCATGAGCCGCATGGCAACGGAAAACATCCCGATTTCCGCCTGGTTCGAAAAAAATGCCATGATCATTGTGCCCATTTGGGCATTGGCCTGATTGCTGATTTTTCCTACGTAATACTTGCTTCCATAGACCAGAATTTTTTTCATGCCATTGAGGTTGGGTCGGGTCCATCCCAATTGAAATCTGGTTCGGAAAAAATAGAAACAGAGAACAATGATCACGGTTTCGCTGGAAATATTGGCGAACAGAGCGCCCTCCACCCCGCCTTTGAACATCCCGACGAAGATCAGGGTGAAAAGCAGATTTCCTACCGCTCCGGCAATGGAGACGGTTGAATAACAGGCAATGTCCCTGACGGCGACAAAAAGCCTCAAAAAAACCGTCGAAAATATACCGAACGGTATGGTGAGGATGGCGACGAGGAACTGGCTGTGGGTCGCTTTTGACAGGAATTCAAAATCGCCCTGCAGCAACAGCAGCCCGACTGTCATGGCCAGGATGCTGGCCAGCAGACTGTAAATCGAGACATAGACGGCACCTTCGGACAGGGTGAAATGTTTTGCAGCGACAAAATAGATGCTCGCGCTTTCACATCCCAGCAGAAAAACCAGGGTCAGCATCATGGAAAAAATCAGACAGACTGCGTAGGCCCCCCGACCTTCGGGCCCGAGAACCCAGGCAAGGCAGCTCTGCGTTCCCAGAACCATGAACAGACCGACGATACGGGTCATGAACGTAACACTGAAGTCAAGAAAACCGATGCGCATGGGAGCTTCCCGACAGGAAAGAGATGAATATTAAAAGACTCAATTGCTGTTTTTGGAGATAAGGTATCTGTTTTTTTTGGAGGACAGGTATCTATAGAAGGAACCTCCGGGCAACGCTGCCAGGTAATGCTTATAACACCTGAAATTAACAGGATTTTTTTTAATAGCCGCAAGCAGGTTTTTTTTCCCGTTTTCGACATCCCCTTTGGCACAGTAAAGGAAGCCGATAACGAAATAGTGATGACTCAGGACCTTCGGTTTATTTTGAACAAGGGGCATGATCTTCTTGAGAAGTTTGACTTTCCCTTGAATTTTCGAACCCATGTTGTGAGTGATTCTCGCATCATGGTTCAAGAACTTCACCAGGGGACAAGAAACATAATCGATCGGGCGAACCTGAGCGATTCTTATCCAGAGATCCCAGTCCTGAGAACTGGGCAGGCTGACATCGAATCCACCGACCTGATTAAAGCAGTCCCTGCCGACGACCGCCGATGAGGTTGTCCCGATACAGTTTTCCATTAACAGGAGGTCGTCCAGTTTTCCTCGCCATGAGGGCTGGAATTCCCGGTAAATCTCGTTGTTTTCAGCATTGACGTAATAGTATCCGCTATAGACCATGCCCATTTCCGGATCGGTTTTGAAAACTTCAAGCTGCCGTTGCAGTTTGTCCGGAAGCCACTCATCGTCATCGTCTAGAAAAGCGAGGTATTTACCGCTTGAAACAGCGACACCGGCATTTCTCGCCTCTGCGGCGCCTTTCCGTTCAGTCTGGCGGAAAAACTTCAACCGGGGGTCCTTGATCTGCTCCACCACTTCCGCAGTTTCATCCTCGGAACAATCGTCCACGACAATGAGTTCAAGGTCTTCAAAGGTCTGGTTCAATACGGAATTTATCGCCTTTTCTATCATGTGGGCGCGGTTGCAGGTGGGCACGACGACACTCACTGAAGGCATAGAGCTCTCCTGTTGATGGTTTAACGGCCCCTTCTGTTCATCATGGCCGAGTCAAGCGGAGGGTTGCCACCTTCGACCTGACGGGCGAAGTCGTGAAGAACCTCCTCGATATTTGAATAACCGTCCGCATCATCATCCCGGTCGGGCGCATGGGGAATTTTGAAGGGCCGGAACGAAGGCCGGCATTCGGGCCACCCTCCAACCTGTTTCGGACTGTCGATAATCCTGCCCGTTCGCTCCATGACGTCCCGTAGCACCCTGGCATCGATCGGATCACGGTCACTGGGTCTGGCCCCGACATGGGCCAGTAACCCCTCTTCACTTTTGTGCGCCGCCACCATCCGCAAAGAATCGGGCCAGTCCAGGGGGGAGGATATTTTTGAAATTTTCCGGTTCGAAGGGCACAGAATCACACCCGCATAGCGGTTTCCGGAAAGGTAGACTTTGCTGTCGGGGGTGTCCTTGCCAATCTTGATGGCACAGGCGTTCTTTGGAGTGTCTGGACCCGAAATGAACAGGTTACCGACAATGGTCGCCCTTGATGGGCCTTGCTTCCAGCCGTCGCTGATATGAAAGAAGGATTGGGAACCGGTATTATAAAAGACGTTGTTTACGGCAATCAGGGACACATTGCCGTAAACCAGGGGATTCCTGGTTTTGTTATGAGCGAACAGATTGCCCCACAGGGAAAGGTTCTCGATGTTATTACCGACCAGCAACCCCTTGGAATGGGCTCCTTCCGGATGGATGGAATGGTTCAACCCCTCGCTGATGATCGAATTCCCGATGGTGACATTTCGCACCCGGCTGCCATCGAGCTTGGCCCAGACCGACATGTTTTCGTCTGTGGCCCAGCTCACGGAGACATGATCGATCACCACATTTTCGGAAGGGCTGACGATCTTGAGGCCATCCCGGCTCTCGGGATCGGGACCTTTCCGGCCATCCCCGCACCGGATTTTCAGATGCTGCACCAGAACATCGTGGGTGGCGATGACCAGGCCGGCTCCCTTGAGGGTGATTCCCGGCGATGGAGCGGTCTGTCCGGCCAGGGTGAAATAGGGATTGGAGACGGTAACCTCCTCGTCCAGTTCAATGATTCCTCCAACCTCGAAAACCACTATGCGAGGACCTTTTCGCTCCAGAGCTTCCCGCAGGGATCCCTTCCCGCTGTTTTCCAGGGTGGTGACCTTGATGATTCTACCTCCCCTGCCCGCCGGCGTTTCGGTTCCGAATCCCTGGGCTCCGGGAAAGACGGAAACCGCTTTTTCCCGAGGATGAAAACAGGACATTCCCGACAAAACCGCAAGAAAGAAAATCGTCGATGACAGGACTGCCCCGATCCGCAGCAGGTGTCTCATCTCAACCTCACAGAAGATTCATGGATTCTAACATTGCGTCAAGTATAGCAGGATTTTGCAGACATAAAAAAAAGGGCCTTCGTGCCAATGTACGAAAGCCCTTAAATCTACGTCATATTTTCAAAGGTGGATTATTTCTGCCCCACCTGTACAGCCATCTGGTACAGTTTTTCCTCGATGTTGGTGTAGCCGTTGCCGTTGTCGTCCCCATTGGGATTGGTCCCCTCATCGAAGGCCCTGTAGGCGTCGGGATAGTTCGGCCAGCCGCCGGGCGCTCTGGTTCCGTTGCCATCGACGCTGTCCACCCAGCTGCCCTTTTTGTTGACCACTTCACCTGTGGAGGGGTTGGCGATGCGGTTGTCAACGGCATCGCGTTTGGCGGGTCTTGCCCCGGCATTGGTCAGAACGCTGTTCAGGATATCGTTCTCTTTGGTCAAGTACTTGATGCCGGACAGGGACACCGGAGGAGCCGAGGTGAAGTAACCGGTGCTTCCCGATTGAACCTTGCCGCCATCATAGTAGTTGGCCGTTTCGTGGACCGCGGTTCCGGAAGGGGAACTGCTTTCGATTTTGATGGCCGCCGGTGCCGTCGTACCGGGCCCTTTTCGGAAAACATTGCCGACCACGGTTGCCTTGGGAGGGCCGTCTCCCCAACCGTCGCCAATGGAGCAGAAGGAATAGGCACCGGCATTGTAGAACACGTTGTTGACGATCAGGATCTCCGTACGACCGTAGACCATGGGGTTGCGGGTCTCGTTGTGGGCCTGGAGATTGCCGATGAAAGCGATGTTCTTGTTGCGACGTCCGGCCAGATATCCTTTGGAATGCTTGCCGTCGGTATGAACCGAGTAGCGCAGGCATTCGCTGATGATGTTGTTGGAGAAGGTAACATCACGCACGTCGGTCCAGGTATCGGCGTTTTCATCCACGCCCCAGCTGATGGAACAATGGTCGATCACGACATTGTAGGACGGTTTGAGAATCTGGACGCCGTCGGGGGGCGAGGTCGCCACCTCGTCGCCGACGCGGATGGCAAGATGCTGCACCAGCACGTCGTTCGTGGTGATCGACAGGCCATACCCCCGGATCATGATCCCCTGACCGGGGGCCGTCTGGCCGGCGACTGTGCAATAGGGGTTGCGTATTCTCAGGTTGGAGTTCAGATGAATGGTCCCCCCCACCTCGAAGACGACGATCCTTGGACCGGACGCTTCCAGGGCGGCCCTCAGGGAGCCGGAACCCGAGTCGTTCAGGTTGGTGACTTTGATGATCTTTCCGCCGCGGCCGGCCTTGGAATCGGTACCGAATCCCTGAGCTCCGGGGAATATTTTCACCGGACCGGAGATCACGGGATTTTTGGTGCCGCCCGCAGTGGTGTCGCTGTCAGGCATGGCCGCTGCCGCGACCGACAGCGCATTGCTTTGCGGAAATTCAACGGGGTTCATCTGCGTCCACCGCGCCTCGATCACGAAGCTGTGCTTGGCACTGGTATTCAGACCACGGATGGTATGGCTGGTGCCGGTGGTACGGTAGGCGGTGTTGGTATCGTGCCCGTCGATCCAGATGTCGTATCCGCCTGCAGGAGTGCCGGCCGGATTGTTCGGCATGGTCCAGCTCAGGACATATGTCCCGTTCTCCAGCTTGGCGGTTTGCAGTTGAGGAGCGGGGCAGGGTTTTGCATCCGCGATGTTGACCGTCACCGGGACCGCCGTCGACCGGGTCGAGTTCCCTGCCTGATCGTGGGCCAGAGCGGTCAGGGAATGGGTTCCGTTGTTGGCTGCGGTGATAGGAATGCTGACCGAATAAGGGCTGGTGGTATCGGTCCCGAGCAGACTGGTGCCGTCATAGAATTCAACCTTGGTCACCCCCGTGTTGTCCTTGGCTGCAGCGACGATCGTCAGAGTCTGTGCCCTGTTCAGCGCGGTACCGGCGGCAGGACTGGTAATCGCTGCCGTCGGAGGAGCGTCGGCTCCCTGGGCATGAACGGTCACCGCTTCGGATTGCGGGAAAACCACCGGGCTCGTCTGAGTCCACCGCGCCTCAATGGTGAAGGCCTGAATTTTGTTAATATCCAGTCCGGAAATGGTCTGACTGGTATCGGTGGTGCGGTAGACGGTATTGGTGTCGTGCCCGTTGATCCAGATGTCGTAACCGCCGGCCGGAGTTCCGTCGGGGTTGTTCGGCATGCTCCAGTCCAACAGATACTTTCCGTTTTCCAGTTTTACGGAATGGAGGACGGGCGCCGGATGAGCGGTCGCCGTCTCCACGGTCACTGTTGTGGAACGGGGGAACTGGGCGGGATTCACCTGGTACCACCGGGCTTCCACGCTGAAGGTGTGCCTCACGTTGGGGTCCAGACCGCTGATGGTCTGGCTGGTGCCGGTGGTGCGCCATTTGGTTGCGCTATCCTGGCCGTCGATCCAGATGTCGTAGCCACCGGAAGGCACCTGGCTGGTTCCGGCGGGCAAACTCCAGTTCAAGACATAATTGCCGTCAACCATTTTTGCGCTATTCAATACAGGGGCCGGATAGGTGGCCGCGGAAGCTTCTCCTGAAAAACCTGATAACAGAGCAAGGCCGATAAGCCCGCATAGCAGAGTTGAAAAGAAATAATTTCCTGCTTTTCTTCCTGCTTTTCTTGCTGACATCCTTTTTCCTCTCCTTGTCATTTTGGGCCCGCCTCATGCGGGTCCGGGTCACAACGCAGGGATCACAATCGCCTGGGTGCCTTGGAAAAGGCACAAAAAAACGCTTTCTTCGAGATGCAAAGAAGCGCCAACAAATCACTTTTGAAATGTCAGTACGCTTTCACATTCTTTTCGGCAGCCCGGCCACCCGTTCCAGTTTCAAAACTGAACGGATCCTCGGCTTTGCGTCCCCGGATCTCTCCGGGTTTGCCTTTATCGAAGATTGCGACTTTCCAGACCTCCCTCTTTTGCCTGCCCCCTGCTTACCGATACCGGGGGGTGATGAGTTAATCTTCAAAACCTTCGGCCTGCTGACCGCCAGCAGCCTCTTTGACACTTCCCCCTTTCAGCAAGGCTTATGCCAGCAAATATTTTTACCAAAAAACAACAACTTGCGGATTTTTTGACAATAGTGATTTCAGCAGTTTAGACCAGGAAAAATTTTGGTTAATAAAATTGCTCAACATTTCGAAGAATTCGAAGGAAATTCTGGAGAAAAGGATTTTTTCAATAATCCCCTAGCCATAGGAAGGAATAGTGAATCGGGCAAGGACCAGGCCTGTCAAAATTTGTCTGACGGATCAGGCCATATAACTGACGGGGATTTTGGAATGGAGTCTGTCTTTCTATTTAAACTCTTGTTTTCTCGATGTTTTTAGAAAACCTATCCCGGAAAAAATGAATTCCGGCGGAGAATCTTCAGGTGTTTCCATGCCATCAATTTGTCGTTTTTCGGCAACACAGGAGGGCGGGGTTCCTTTTGGGAGGCAGAACTCCGGCGGTTTCAACCACTGTCGCCGATCGATGACAAGCCGGCACCAATAAATCGCCCTCGATGGCTCTCCATCGAGGGCGATTCCCGTGGACACTTAGTCGACCCGCATTCTCAATCAGCCTGTGGAATCCGCAGCCAGGTCAAAATCTTCCCCCGGCCAAGGCTCTTTCATCCCCTTTTTCCTGACCCGGTCCTTGATGCGGTTGACATGCCCCCGGCCAAGAGCCTTCACCTCGCACCCCAGTTCGAAATAGCGCTCGATCTGATCATCGGTCAGAATGCCGAAGCAATCCACTATCGCAACCGGTCCCCCTGTCATCCGGAACACATCCTCCGGCTCCAACTGATAGTAAGGGGCGTGGCGAACCGCAAGGACGACGGCCTCGGCTCCCTCCAGGGCATCGGCAAGGTCGCGGGTCATGGCGAACCCCTGCAGGTCCTGCTGATTGCGGAAGAACCGGGACAGGCTCATGCCGGTAGCCGGGTAGTGCTCCTGGTTTTCCAGCTCCCACCAATGTTCCACGTAGGGATCGTGGGCCCGTATCTCGGCTCCCATCTCCTTCAGTTTACGTACCAGCACTTCAGACCCGCTGTAGCGGGTGTCGCCAATATCCTCACGATAGGAAACCCCGAGAACCGTTATCGGCGTCGCGGCCACGATCTTGCCCATGTTTCTCAAGCTGTCGCGGACCAGCTGCACCACGTGCAGGGCGCGGGTGTCATTGATATCGATCGCTTCCGGAGTAATCCGGAAGATATCGTTTTCAAACCCCATCAGGTGCCGATAGGCCCACAAACCGAGACCGCCGTCTTTCGGCAGACAATAGCCTCCGATGCCCGGCCCCGGAAAAATCATGTTGCTGTGGGTCGGTCGCACCCTGATGGCGTCGATGACTTTGATCAGATCCACCCCGTTGGTTTCGGCGAACAGCGACCATTCGTGGAGAAAGGCCAGAATGGTGGCGCGGTAGCTGTTCTCCACGATCTTGCAGGTTTCACTTTCAATGGGGCGCTCGAGAACAGTCAGGGGGAAATCCCGGGTGTTGAGAACTTCCGTCAGAAATTTTTCGATCCGCTGACGGCTCACGGGATTGATCCCACTGCAGACCCGCCAGAAATCACGCACAGAGCGGACATATTCCTTGCCCGGCATGACCCGTTCATAGCTGTGGGCCAATTGGGGTTCATCGGCGATGCCGCGATGGCGAAAGGCCTTCTTCAGAGCCGGGTAGGCGACGTATTCGGTGGTGCCGGGAGGAACTGTGGTTTCGATCAGAACCAGGCATCCGGGAGGTATTTTTTCACCGATAATGGCGAAGCACTCCTCCAGAGCGCTGATGTCGGCATATCCGGAGCGCAGATTCCCGAGATCGCGTTTGACGAAATCGCACTGGATATCGACAACCACCACGTCGGCGAGCTTCAGGACATCATAGGTATAGGTGGCGACCAGGTTCTTTTTGTCGCACACGCAACGGCGGATGATTTCCGCCACTTCGGGATCTTCAGCCTTGACCGGGCAGATGCCGCGATTGAACAGGGGAATTTTCCAAAAGCTGCGTGTACTGGGTCGTTGCATGCCGATAACGAACTTTGTGGGTTTGCCCGTTTCGGGCTCAACCGAATCGGCCACCACTCCCGCCATCACAGCGCCAACAAAGCCGAGTCCCATGACCACGACTATTTCAAAACCTTCCGCCCTTTTTTCCCTGACCACGGCTTCCAAGCGGTTGAATTCTTCGGCATAGGACCGTTCGTCCGGAAGTTGGAACTTCTCACCATCCGGGCTAACTGAAAACTTCATACGACCTCCTTTTTTCCATTTCTGGGAATTGATTTGAGAAAATCCTGAATTACCGGCAATTGGCATCGATCCTGGAGCAATTGGAAAAATTTTAGCCTCTCAATTATTCCCCAATGTTTTTATAAATTCAACCGGGTTGGTTTTTTTAAAAAAAAGCCCCTGGAATGAGTTCCAGGGGCCTTTCAGGAAATATGTTCGGTCAACCTTTCAAAACTGCCGATCTTTTACCAGGCGATCGATCAGGGAATGTCCGCTCTCAACGAACACTTCCGAGGATTCAGCGGCTTTCTCATTGTAGGCGATGTTCCTCCCGGTTCCCCTCGCTCCTTCCGCTTCCAACGTTGAATCGAACAGCACAAAGGGAACAGGATTGCTGGTGTGCGTTTTTCTGGCCAGGGGCGTGGGGTGGTCGGGCAGCACCAGCAGACGGAAATCACCCAGTGCAGGCAGACCATCCATCATGGTGCCGACCACCAGTCGGTCGAAGTTCTCGATGGCCCGGATCTTCTCCTCAAGATTCCCCATGTGAGAAGCCTCGTCGGGCGCCTCCACATGGACGTAGATATAATCCCTGGTTTTCAAGGCCTCCAGGGCATATCGGGCCTTGGCCTCGTAGTCGGTATCGATGTAACCGGTGGCACCGGGGACGTTGATGACATCGAGCCCGGCATAGATGCCGATCCCCTTGATCAGATCGACGGCCGAAATGACCGCACCGGTGATGCCAAACTTTTCCTGCAGGGTTTCCATTTTCGGAGCGCGTCCGTGGCCCCACAGCCAGATGGCATTGGCCGTCGGTTTCCCGGCGGCCAAACGGTCCAGGTTCACTTTGTGCCCGGTTAAAATTCGGCTGGCGCTGTCAGCCAGCCGCTGAAGCGCATCAGCCCCTTCTCCTTTCGGCAGAAACGAGGCTACGGGCTGCCCGGTAATGTCATGGGGCGGCGTAAACTCCAGTTGGTCCCGGCCCCCTTTCCAGACCATCAGGTGTCGATAGGAAACGCCGGGATGAAAGGCGAATTCACCGCCGCCGAGTTCGGCCTGCAGGGCTTCAATGAGCAGCCTGGCCTCGGCCGTGGAAATATGTCCCGCCGAAAAATCATCCATCACCGTTGTACCGCCACGGCTGCCGAGAGTGACCAGATTGAGGCGGAAAGCGATATCCCCGGAGCCGAGGGAGACCCCCATGCTGGCCGCCTCGAGAGGGGATCTGCCGCTGTAGCACCGGGCGGGATCGTAACCGAACACTGACAGGTTGGCGACATCGCTGCCGGGGGGAAAACCGGGAGGGATGGTTTGAACCATGCCGAGTATGCCGCGCCGGGCCAGATCGTCCATGCGGGAGGTATCCGCAGCTTCCAGAGGGGTTTTTCCGCTCAGTTCGGGCATCGGCTCATCGGCCATGCCGTCGCCCAGCAAAATGACATATTTCATGGAAATCCTCAAAGTTCAGTAAAAGTGCCATTCAACCCAAGCCCGGTCATACCGGTTTCATTGGGAGTCGCAGTCGCACGGGAAAAAGCTTCACCCCCGGGGATGGTGCTGTTCATGGAGTTTCTTCAGCCTTTCCCTGGTGACGTGTGTGTAGATCTGGGTCGTGGAGATATCCGCATGTCCGAGCATGGTCTGCACCGACCTGAGATCCGCTCCGTTTTCCAAAAGATGGGTCGCGAAGGAATGTCGCAGGGTATGCGGGGTGATGTTCTTGCGGATTCCGCTGACCAGGGCCCTCCGCTTAATAATCTTCCAGAACCCCTGTCGTGTCAACCCTTTGCCTGACCGGTTCAGAAAAACGCAGGGGTACTGTTCCTGTTTCAACAGCAGGGGCCGGGCATGAACCAGGTAATGGACCAGTGCTTCGCAGGCCGTTTCCCCCATGGGCACGACGCGCTGTTTACTCCGCTTGCCGAAAGCCACCAGATATCCGGCATCCATCTGCAGATCGGACATTTTCAGCGAAACCAGTTCCGAAACCCGCAAGCCGGTGGCATAAAGCAGCTCCAGCATGGCGCGATCGCGAATTTCGAGGCAGCCTTCCCCCCGGGGAGCCTCCAGCAGGCGTTCCACCTCGCCAGGAGAAAGGGTCTGGGGCAGCGGAGTCAGGGAACGCGGGGTGGTCACCTGAGACGCCGGATTCCTCTCCGCCAATCCCTCCTGGAGCAGAAATTTGTGAAAATTGCGAATGGCGACGAGGGTCCTGGCCCGGCTTCTGGGCGAAAGACCGGACTGCTTGAGGGTTCCGAGAAAATCCAACACCGACGTGGAGGTAATTTCGCCCGCCTGCCCGCACCCCCGATCCAGCAGAAAGCCGACATAGCGGGACAGATCCCGTCCATAGGCGTCGAGGGTGTTGGCGGATAGCCCTTTTTCGACCACCAGATAGTTAAGAAATTGATCGAGGTTTTGATTCAGAATCATTGTTTTTCAAATCTTTTTATGGTTTGTCAGCAGGTTTCTATCGCCTCCAGCAGTTTTTCCCGCAGCTCTTTTATCTTATCCTCGTCATGAATCTTGTAGCCGAAAATATCATGGATATAAAAGGTGTCGGCAACCTGATCCACTTTTGTGGAGATACGGGACACCCCGATGTAGTACCCCATTTGTGACAAGGTGCGGGTTATGGCGTAAAGGAGACCAACCTTATCGTGGGTGAAAATGTCCACCACGGTATATTTTTCTGAAATTTCGTTGTCGACTTCGACCCGGCTCGGGACCTTGGGCCTCTCCAGGGTAGGCAGCCAGGCCGGCCGGTGCCGCTTCCGAACCAGTTCGTCCACCATCATCCGGCCTTCCAGCACGGCGGCCATGTGCTCGCGCACCTTTTCCCATTTCTCCTCAGCGATCAGGGGCTGCCCCGGGGGGCCGCAGACCTGAAGAATATCAAGAGCGACTCCGTCATTCTGCGTGTAGATGCGGGCTCCGAGAATGTTGATGGCGAAGGCGGTCAGGACTCCGGTAATCATGCTGAACAGGGCGGGCATGTCGAGAGTGACGACGGTCAGTTCGGCATAACCCTCCTCGACGGCGTTTTCAACCTTGAAGCAGAGGGTCTCACCGCGCAACCGGGAAATCATTCGAATGTGCTCGGCGATGGCATCGGACCGATGAGCAAAAAGGTAACGGGTGCTCATCATTCTCAACCGCTCCTTCACCACCCGCTCGCCCAACTCTTCACTGAGCAGTTCGACCACCCGGCGCTTGCGGTTGCGCACTTTTTCGGAACGTTTTTCCAGTTTGAAATCGCCCCGTTCGAGAATGTCGTAGATCGTCTCGTAAAGCTCCCTCAGCAGCATGCCTTTCCATGCGGTCCATACATCCGGCCCGACAGCCTTGATATCGGCGAATGTCAGCAGATAGAGCATTTTCAGGTTTTCGCTCATCCCCATGAGTCGGGCGAACTGCACGATCAGGGTTTCATCGTGCATATCACGCCGCTGGGAAATATGGGCCATTTTCAGATGATGGCGCACCAGGAACTGAAGTCTTTGACTGTCTTCCCTGTTCAGACCAAGACGGCGGGCTATCGTGGGAACCATGTCAGCCCCTTTGTTGGCATGGTCGTGCCCCTCCCCCTTGCCGATATCGTGCAGAAGGATGGCGAGGATCAGCAGTTCCCTTTTTTCAATGTCCCGGGCGACGCGGGTGAGCACAGGATGAATGTCGCCATAATCCCCCTT
This portion of the Syntrophotaleaceae bacterium genome encodes:
- a CDS encoding glycosyltransferase family 2 protein, yielding MPSVSVVVPTCNRAHMIEKAINSVLNQTFEDLELIVVDDCSEDETAEVVEQIKDPRLKFFRQTERKGAAEARNAGVAVSSGKYLAFLDDDDEWLPDKLQRQLEVFKTDPEMGMVYSGYYYVNAENNEIYREFQPSWRGKLDDLLLMENCIGTTSSAVVGRDCFNQVGGFDVSLPSSQDWDLWIRIAQVRPIDYVSCPLVKFLNHDARITHNMGSKIQGKVKLLKKIMPLVQNKPKVLSHHYFVIGFLYCAKGDVENGKKNLLAAIKKNPVNFRCYKHYLAALPGGSFYRYLSSKKNRYLISKNSN
- a CDS encoding cofactor-independent phosphoglycerate mutase, which gives rise to MKYVILLGDGMADEPMPELSGKTPLEAADTSRMDDLARRGILGMVQTIPPGFPPGSDVANLSVFGYDPARCYSGRSPLEAASMGVSLGSGDIAFRLNLVTLGSRGGTTVMDDFSAGHISTAEARLLIEALQAELGGGEFAFHPGVSYRHLMVWKGGRDQLEFTPPHDITGQPVASFLPKGEGADALQRLADSASRILTGHKVNLDRLAAGKPTANAIWLWGHGRAPKMETLQEKFGITGAVISAVDLIKGIGIYAGLDVINVPGATGYIDTDYEAKARYALEALKTRDYIYVHVEAPDEASHMGNLEEKIRAIENFDRLVVGTMMDGLPALGDFRLLVLPDHPTPLARKTHTSNPVPFVLFDSTLEAEGARGTGRNIAYNEKAAESSEVFVESGHSLIDRLVKDRQF
- a CDS encoding polysaccharide biosynthesis C-terminal domain-containing protein, with product MRIGFLDFSVTFMTRIVGLFMVLGTQSCLAWVLGPEGRGAYAVCLIFSMMLTLVFLLGCESASIYFVAAKHFTLSEGAVYVSIYSLLASILAMTVGLLLLQGDFEFLSKATHSQFLVAILTIPFGIFSTVFLRLFVAVRDIACYSTVSIAGAVGNLLFTLIFVGMFKGGVEGALFANISSETVIIVLCFYFFRTRFQLGWTRPNLNGMKKILVYGSKYYVGKISNQANAQMGTMIMAFFSNQAEIGMFSVAMRLMAQVLVIPDSLNKVLSPRIAGDPDGRRDLVAECFRLAGISCGILLLVIAILAHPIVTILFSPAFLPAVPLIQVLAVGMTLRCGSKMLEPYFLGTNRPGYASLSVALGAVVNILLLYLLLPRIGMMGAAIGVLGSHLASLLILCLAFKKFSGTGLIRLFAPRTSDLSQVADSIRSIGRFFCEKSQPKEEKNRL
- a CDS encoding Ig-like domain-containing protein, encoding MVDGNYVLNWSLPAGTSQVPSGGYDIWIDGQDSATKWRTTGTSQTISGLDPNVRHTFSVEARWYQVNPAQFPRSTTVTVETATAHPAPVLHSVKLENGKYLLDWSMPNNPDGTPAGGYDIWINGHDTNTVYRTTDTSQTISGLDINKIQAFTIEARWTQTSPVVFPQSEAVTVHAQGADAPPTAAITSPAAGTALNRAQTLTIVAAAKDNTGVTKVEFYDGTSLLGTDTTSPYSVSIPITAANNGTHSLTALAHDQAGNSTRSTAVPVTVNIADAKPCPAPQLQTAKLENGTYVLSWTMPNNPAGTPAGGYDIWIDGHDTNTAYRTTGTSHTIRGLNTSAKHSFVIEARWTQMNPVEFPQSNALSVAAAAMPDSDTTAGGTKNPVISGPVKIFPGAQGFGTDSKAGRGGKIIKVTNLNDSGSGSLRAALEASGPRIVVFEVGGTIHLNSNLRIRNPYCTVAGQTAPGQGIMIRGYGLSITTNDVLVQHLAIRVGDEVATSPPDGVQILKPSYNVVIDHCSISWGVDENADTWTDVRDVTFSNNIISECLRYSVHTDGKHSKGYLAGRRNKNIAFIGNLQAHNETRNPMVYGRTEILIVNNVFYNAGAYSFCSIGDGWGDGPPKATVVGNVFRKGPGTTAPAAIKIESSSPSGTAVHETANYYDGGKVQSGSTGYFTSAPPVSLSGIKYLTKENDILNSVLTNAGARPAKRDAVDNRIANPSTGEVVNKKGSWVDSVDGNGTRAPGGWPNYPDAYRAFDEGTNPNGDDNGNGYTNIEEKLYQMAVQVGQK
- a CDS encoding UDP binding domain-containing protein, giving the protein MKFSVSPDGEKFQLPDERSYAEEFNRLEAVVREKRAEGFEIVVVMGLGFVGAVMAGVVADSVEPETGKPTKFVIGMQRPSTRSFWKIPLFNRGICPVKAEDPEVAEIIRRCVCDKKNLVATYTYDVLKLADVVVVDIQCDFVKRDLGNLRSGYADISALEECFAIIGEKIPPGCLVLIETTVPPGTTEYVAYPALKKAFRHRGIADEPQLAHSYERVMPGKEYVRSVRDFWRVCSGINPVSRQRIEKFLTEVLNTRDFPLTVLERPIESETCKIVENSYRATILAFLHEWSLFAETNGVDLIKVIDAIRVRPTHSNMIFPGPGIGGYCLPKDGGLGLWAYRHLMGFENDIFRITPEAIDINDTRALHVVQLVRDSLRNMGKIVAATPITVLGVSYREDIGDTRYSGSEVLVRKLKEMGAEIRAHDPYVEHWWELENQEHYPATGMSLSRFFRNQQDLQGFAMTRDLADALEGAEAVVLAVRHAPYYQLEPEDVFRMTGGPVAIVDCFGILTDDQIERYFELGCEVKALGRGHVNRIKDRVRKKGMKEPWPGEDFDLAADSTG